TTCTCCTCTATACAGTGATATCAAACCACTTTATCCACTAAATATTAACCCATTATTTAATCCAGAAATAACATTAGACATATACACCGCATGCACTTTACTTCTTTTAGCAGGTTTAGTTATATACTTGATCATATTGTTTAGAAGATAAATAAGATTAGCTTACCATCCTCTCACACATCTTTCTGCTCATGCATAATACCCAATACATGATGAACTAATAGACTAAATAAGCACACAAAACTCTTTTAATTAATGAGAAACGTTTCTAAAATAGAAAGTTAGTTCACACTTGATATTAACTTAGAGTATATATACTACGCAATAACACAATATATCGAGGTGATTAATATCGTGAAATTATTTACTACATGCCTGCTCATCACTATGTTAATAATATTAAGTTTACCAGGCTTATCCTCGGCACAAAACATTATTAATTCAAATCAAGAGAACTCTACTTTTAATGACAGTTTTTCATTGACAAGTAAAGAATTTAATAAACAAATTAACGATGGCATTAGTATTAAACCTCGTACAACTTATGTCCCTAATCCTATTTCTGGAGTAGTAAATATTTTAATTGTTCCCGTCAAATTTATTGATGTATCTAATACTACTACGATAGAGAATATTATTCGTGATAAAATCTTACCATTAGTTCGATACTATCATGAAGTCTCATACGGAGCGTTAGAAGTCGACGGAGTTTACTTCGAATCATGGTTTACATTGAATCATACTCTCGCGTACTATGGTCAAAATAGTGGATCAACTAAAGATATAAATATAGATGAATATTTTCGTGCTTCTCTCGAAGATGCCGATCCATATGTTAATTATCATAACTACGATTTTGTAATTATCGTTCATGCAGGTAATGATGAAGCAATGACAGGCAACCCTAATGATATCTGGTCACGTGCCACTTTAGGTAAGCAGTATTATACGTATGATGGTGGTGTTAGACTTGGTTTATTAACAGTTGCTGAAAATGACCCATATGGTGTGTATGTTCATGAGTTTGGTCATAACCTTGGACTACCCGATCTTTATGATACTTCTTATAAAGAGATGTTTGTAGGTCCATGGAGCGTGATGGATATAGGTAGCTGGCTTAACCCGCCAAGTAGTATTATGGCTGTTGAAAAGATATGGTTAGGGTGGATCCCAACTACTAATATAACTTCCGTTAGTTATGGTCAGATATTAAATGTTACAATTTCAAGACTCGAGTATCCTGGAAATGTTCTAGCTGTAAAAATACCTCTCGCATCTTCTACTTACTATATTATTGAGTACAGAACCAAGGTTCTTACTGATAGTGCGTTACCAATGAGCGGTGCATTAATAAGTTATGTAGATACGTCCTTGGGTTCGGGTAAAGGTATTGTTAGGGTCGTTGATGCTAATAATTCAACTAAAAATGATCTTAACGATGCTGCGTTTGTTTCTGGTATGAAATTTATTAATAGCGCAAATAGCGTTGCTGTAAGGATTTGGTACTTAAATCCTCAGAACGCATATGTTATGGTGCAGCGTGGATTTGCAGATCTTTTTGTAGATAATATTCAACTGGTTGGAAATCCTATGGAAGGTGAGGATTTATATTTTGACGTAAGAATAGGGAACAAGGGTATTACTCCTTCTAACTTTGCAATTGTTTCTCTGATCATCAATGGAACCAAGGTTCAAGAAAAGGGATTGCCTGCTGTAAATCCTTCCTTATTTTCCGTAATAAGACTTGGTCCTTGGAGAGGTGTTTCAGGTAAGTATAATGTTAGTGTAATTGTTGATGCTAATAATAATGTTGTCGAAATGGATAAATCTAATAACGTTGGTTCTACGTTTTTTAATATATTACAACAATACGTATACATTGATAAAGCTTTCGTCAGCAAGCCTAGAGCTGATGTAGGTTCTGGTCAGAAGATATTCTTTCATGTTGCATGGAAGAACGGAACTAGCGTCAATAGTGGTATATTGTATGTTAATAATACTGGTTACATGATAAACAGTACAGGATGGGCCATGCTTTATACCACCTCTTCTCATATTGGTAAAACTACATTTCATGTCACTGGTGTAAATATTAACAGTGTTACAGGTTTTTATCAGAACGTACCTGACCCTAACATTATCTGGGATAGAGTTGTGTTTATTTTATCCGTATTGGATAACAGGGTAAATGTTGGTTCAACAGCTCAGATAATTGTTAAAAGTATGTATGAATATGATAATGCACCATTTGATGGAGAATATATATTAAACGATACCCTGACAAAGAGAATCGTTGGTAAATATTATTATACCATTAGAAGTATTAATGATCACAAATATGGTTTAACAATTTTTGAAAGTAATACAGTATCAGTAATTTTTGACAGAATAAAGATTACCTGGTATAATGTGTCCGATGATAGGTGCGACGTGGGATCCACTCAACAGATTAGAGTTAAACTCGCATTAGAATATGATGACTTACCATTGGGTTTAAATGACCAGGTTTATATAAATGGATCATTGGCTAAATACGATATCACGAACAGGTATTTCTATATAAATTATTCATCAAATAAAGTCGGCAGATTCACTTTTAATATTTCATCAGCCACACAATCAACTTATAACATAACGGTGTTAAAAGCAATGCAAGAATTACCATCGATCATCTTCGATAAAATAAGGTTAGTACTTTCTGTAGTTGATGATAGGATTGACGTCGGAGATAGAGCCCAATTTATAGTTACTGGCGTTTACATTTATGATGGTAAAGAAGGGAGAGGTACTTATACTTTGAATGATACAACAATAAAAAGTACAGTTGGAAAATATGGTTATAAAATTACATCAATAACCGATGACATCTATGGTTTAACAACTTTTGAAAGTAATACAGTATCAGTAATTTTTGACAGAATAAAGATTATTCTAAAATCAGATTACACCCGTGTAAACGTTGGTTCTAAAGCCCCAATATCATGGAGTGGTATATATGAATATGATAATGCACCATTTGATGGAGAAATATTTCTTAATGAGGATTTGATAAAATATTCAATAAGCAACGTCAGCTACAAAGTCATTAAAATCACTGATAAACTCTACGGCTTAACTGCATTTCTATCTAACGACGTTTACATTATTTTTGACGAGATAACTTATAACATAAAAACTGATAGTATTACACCCGGAAGTATAAAAATCGCACTTACACTCAAATATACATCCGACAACTCCCCAGTAACCAACGCCAACGTAATTATTGGAAACACAAAAGCTAACTATATCGGCAACGGAGAATATACAGCAGAATTCAGAGAATTAACACCCTACACCAGTTATCAGATTATAATTAATAAACAAGGATTCAAAACAATAAACTACACACTCTCAACCATTCTAATTGGAAACACCATAATAATACTAATAGGAGCTAGCCTGGCAATTATCATAACCGCATTCATACTACGCAGAAAATAACACAAAAATACAAATTCTGTAACTTAATGTTATTTTTTGTTAAGAGTCAGGTTTCTAATAAATAATTGATGTAAAAATTTTCTTAAGTAAAGATTACTTCCAAATTAAATCGATTACATTACTGTAGACATGACAATTGTGTACTACCTTTTCCATGATTTTATTATCTCATTACTTGTTGTGATTTCAGCCCCGTATATCTTTCTTAAGTATTCAATACCTTCAACGTGATCTTTCTCAGTAAATGAATCTACACAATCCTCGGGAACTTTAATTTTGTATCCCCTAAAAAATGCATCAGCCGCAGTATGTCTATCACATATATTTGTATGCAAACCAGTTATTATGACCGTATCAACATTTAACTGTCTTAGGAGAAGATCTAACCCAGTCTCATGAAATGCACTGTAAGTTCTTTTCTCAAGAATATAATCCGTCTCTTCAGGAGCTAATTCATCTATAATTTGAGCCCCCTCACTATTTTTCATTGCATGAAAGCCCCATAACTTTATCTCCGGATCACTCAGCAAATGCGCATCACCAACATACACCACGGGTATATTATGCATCCTAGCCTCCTTTAACAACTTTTTAATATTTGGTATTATTCTACCCGCTCTCTCACATTTCAATTTGCCGTATACGAAATCCTTCAACATATCAATAACCAGTACAACCTCGACCATTTTTCACCACCTACTAAATTGTTTAAAGAGATATTAAAATAGCCTTAGTCAGCTGTTTCGAGACAGATAGGTTTAAATGGTAGTTTGTTAATTAAGTTATTTGTGGAAAAAAGGG
This is a stretch of genomic DNA from Thermoprotei archaeon. It encodes these proteins:
- a CDS encoding M6 family metalloprotease domain-containing protein gives rise to the protein MINIVKLFTTCLLITMLIILSLPGLSSAQNIINSNQENSTFNDSFSLTSKEFNKQINDGISIKPRTTYVPNPISGVVNILIVPVKFIDVSNTTTIENIIRDKILPLVRYYHEVSYGALEVDGVYFESWFTLNHTLAYYGQNSGSTKDINIDEYFRASLEDADPYVNYHNYDFVIIVHAGNDEAMTGNPNDIWSRATLGKQYYTYDGGVRLGLLTVAENDPYGVYVHEFGHNLGLPDLYDTSYKEMFVGPWSVMDIGSWLNPPSSIMAVEKIWLGWIPTTNITSVSYGQILNVTISRLEYPGNVLAVKIPLASSTYYIIEYRTKVLTDSALPMSGALISYVDTSLGSGKGIVRVVDANNSTKNDLNDAAFVSGMKFINSANSVAVRIWYLNPQNAYVMVQRGFADLFVDNIQLVGNPMEGEDLYFDVRIGNKGITPSNFAIVSLIINGTKVQEKGLPAVNPSLFSVIRLGPWRGVSGKYNVSVIVDANNNVVEMDKSNNVGSTFFNILQQYVYIDKAFVSKPRADVGSGQKIFFHVAWKNGTSVNSGILYVNNTGYMINSTGWAMLYTTSSHIGKTTFHVTGVNINSVTGFYQNVPDPNIIWDRVVFILSVLDNRVNVGSTAQIIVKSMYEYDNAPFDGEYILNDTLTKRIVGKYYYTIRSINDHKYGLTIFESNTVSVIFDRIKITWYNVSDDRCDVGSTQQIRVKLALEYDDLPLGLNDQVYINGSLAKYDITNRYFYINYSSNKVGRFTFNISSATQSTYNITVLKAMQELPSIIFDKIRLVLSVVDDRIDVGDRAQFIVTGVYIYDGKEGRGTYTLNDTTIKSTVGKYGYKITSITDDIYGLTTFESNTVSVIFDRIKIILKSDYTRVNVGSKAPISWSGIYEYDNAPFDGEIFLNEDLIKYSISNVSYKVIKITDKLYGLTAFLSNDVYIIFDEITYNIKTDSITPGSIKIALTLKYTSDNSPVTNANVIIGNTKANYIGNGEYTAEFRELTPYTSYQIIINKQGFKTINYTLSTILIGNTIIILIGASLAIIITAFILRRK
- a CDS encoding isochorismatase family cysteine hydrolase, encoding MVEVVLVIDMLKDFVYGKLKCERAGRIIPNIKKLLKEARMHNIPVVYVGDAHLLSDPEIKLWGFHAMKNSEGAQIIDELAPEETDYILEKRTYSAFHETGLDLLLRQLNVDTVIITGLHTNICDRHTAADAFFRGYKIKVPEDCVDSFTEKDHVEGIEYLRKIYGAEITTSNEIIKSWKR